A single window of Syntrophus aciditrophicus SB DNA harbors:
- a CDS encoding lysophospholipid acyltransferase family protein yields MLKKYRYALIGLIQGALYSLVRCYSLTFRFHIENESPWLAFYHSGGRVLLCGWHQQFFAAIRHFKTYSIYSPSLMISQSKDGDIIAGIAKRSGWNPVRGSSSRNGGRALREMVEQLKATGLAAHIVDGPTGPAGIIKAGGLSLARSAGAVIVPFYISADRAWYFHSWDRFMLPKPFARVYLRFGNMLDFSSGESHEAFEDHRAELQQIMLPGLIS; encoded by the coding sequence TTGCTGAAAAAATATCGGTATGCTCTTATAGGTCTGATCCAAGGCGCCCTTTACAGCCTTGTTCGATGTTACAGTTTGACCTTCCGGTTTCATATTGAAAACGAGAGCCCCTGGCTCGCTTTTTATCATAGTGGCGGCCGGGTCCTTTTGTGCGGATGGCATCAGCAGTTCTTTGCAGCCATCCGTCATTTCAAGACCTACTCAATTTATTCCCCCTCCCTGATGATCAGTCAGAGTAAGGATGGTGACATCATAGCTGGAATCGCAAAAAGGTCCGGCTGGAATCCTGTGCGCGGGTCATCCTCCCGCAACGGAGGACGGGCACTGAGAGAAATGGTGGAGCAGCTTAAAGCCACCGGTCTTGCCGCACACATTGTCGACGGACCGACAGGACCTGCCGGAATCATTAAAGCAGGAGGGCTCAGCCTGGCCCGTTCCGCCGGGGCTGTCATCGTCCCCTTTTATATATCTGCTGACCGGGCTTGGTATTTCCACAGCTGGGACCGCTTTATGCTGCCGAAACCGTTCGCGAGGGTTTACCTGAGATTTGGTAATATGCTGGATTTTTCGTCGGGTGAGAGCCATGAAGCCTTCGAGGACCACCGGGCAGAGCTTCAGCAGATTATGCTGCCCGGTCTGATTTCCTGA